A single genomic interval of Perca fluviatilis chromosome 19, GENO_Pfluv_1.0, whole genome shotgun sequence harbors:
- the alox5a gene encoding polyunsaturated fatty acid 5-lipoxygenase isoform X2, which yields MPTYTVTVSTGSQWFAGTDDYIYITLVGTEGCSERTLLDKALYNDFERGAVDSYDVRVGENLGEIVFVKIEKNKYWVQDDWYCRYITVKTPSGDYVEFPCFRWLVDDKEVVLRDGRAHLPQDDKTSMVKLHRQKELEKRRKTYRWKEWQPGFPMSIDANRHKDLPRDIQFDTEKGVDFVLNYSKAIENLFVNQFMHMFQSSWSDFADFEKIFVRIKNTISEYVMQHWKEDFMFGYQFLNGCNPVMIQKCTKLPDKFPVTHEMVSVSLERELTLEQEIEAGNVYIADYEVLDGISPNSTDPCTLQYLTAPICLLYKTAQNKILPIAIQLGQTPGEDNPIFLPTDGQYDWLLAKIWVRSADFQYHQNITHLLRTHLMTEVFAIAMYRQLSAVHPVYKLLIPHIRFTIAINTKAREQLICECGIFDKANATGGGGHIQLIQKAVKSLTFRSLCFPDIIQARGVDNKEELPTYFYRDDGYRVWEATKSDEMVQEDEEIQAFIKDACSFGMQDFDYCEFPKSLKSRKELIEYLTAIVFTASSQHAAINFGQYDWYSWIPNAPSTMRRPPPNKKGLANVNLIIESLPDRGRSSWHLGAVWALSQYQEGELYLGMYPDEHFIEKPVKAAMERFRIQLAEISSSIKKRNDGKKLPYYNMSPDKIPNSVAT from the exons GTGGACTCCTATGACGTGAGGGTTGGGGAGAACCTGGGTGAGATAGTGTTTGTAAAGATTGAGAAGAATAAGTACTGGGTGCAGGATGACTGGTACTGCAGGTACATCACAGTCAAGACTCCATCTGGAGACTATGTGGAGTTCCCCTGCTTCCGATGGCTGGTGGATGACAAAGAAGTTGTGCTGCGGGATGGAAGAg CACATCTGCCTCAGGATGATAAGACGAGCATGGTCAAGCTGCACAGACAAAAAGAGCtggaaaaaaggagaaaaacctACAG ATGGAAGGAGTGGCAGCCAGGCTTTCCCATGAGCATAGATGCGAACAGACACAAGGATTTGCCTCGGGACATCCAGTTTGACACTGAAAAGGGAGTGGACTTTGTACTGAACTACAGTAAGGC AATAGAGAACCTGTTTGTGAACCAGTTCATGCACATGTTCCAGTCCTCCTGGAGCGACTTCGCTGACTTTGAGAAGATCTTTGTGAGAATCAAAAACACAATCTCAG AGTATGTGATGCAACACTGGAAGGAGGACTTCATGTTTGGGTACCAATTTCTAAACGGTTGCAACCCGGTTATGATCCAAAAGTGCACCAAACTTCCCGACAAGTTTCCCGTCACTCATGAGATGGTTTCTGTCAGCCTGGAGAGGGAGCTGACTCTGGAGCAAGAGATAGAG GCAGGTAATGTGTACATAGCAGACTACGAGGTGTTGGACGGCATCAGTCCTAACAGCACAGACCCATGCACGCTGCAGTACCTGACAGCCCCGATCTGTCTGCTCTACAAGACCGCTCAGAACAAGATCCTGCCCATAGCCATACAG CTTGGGCAGACTCCAGGTGAAGACAATCCAATCTTTCTGCCCACTGATGGTCAGTACGACTGGCTGCTGGCTAAGATCTGGGTCCGCTCAGCTGACTTCCAGTACCACCAGAACATCACACACCTGCTCAGGACTCATCTGATGACAGAGGTGTTTGCTATTGCCATGTACAGGCAGCTCTCTGCTGTTCACCCTGTGTACAAG CTACTTATCCCACACATTCGTTTTACCATCGCTATCAACACCAAGGCCAGAGAACAGCTCATCTGCGAGTGTGGCATCTTTGACaag GCTAACGCAACAGGTGGAGGTGGTCAcatccagctgatccagaaggCCGTGAAGTCTCTGACCTTCAGGTCTCTGTGCTTCCCGGACATCATTCAGGCCCGCGGTGTGGACAACAAGGAGGAGCTGCCCACCTACTTCTACAGAGACGACGGCTACAGGGTGTGGGAGGCTACCAAGAG CGATGAGATGGTGCAGGAAGACGAAGAAATCCAGGCCTTCATTAAAGATGCGTGCAGCTTCGGTATGCAGGACTTCGATTACTGTG AGTTTCCAAAGTCCCTGAAATCACGTAAGGAGCTGATAGAGTATCTGACCGCCATTGTGTTCACTGCTTCATCTCAGCATGCAGCGATCAACTTTGGACAG TATGACTGGTATTCCTGGATCCCCAACGCTCCATCTACCATGAGAAGGCCCCCGCCCAACAAGAAGGGCCTGGCAAATGTGAACTTGATCATCGAGAGCCTCCCTGATCGTGGACGTTCCAGCTGGCACCTGGGGGCTGTCTGGGCCCTCAGCCAGTACCAGGAGGGCGAG CTGTACCTGGGCATGTATCCCGATGAGCATTTCATAGAGAAGCCAGTAAAGGCGGCCATGGAGAGGTTCAGGATTCAGCTGGCAGAGATAAGCAGCTCCATCAAGAAGAGGAACGATGGAAAGAAGCTGCCTTACTACAACATGTCCCCAGACAAAATCCCAAACAGTGTCGCTACTTGA
- the alox5a gene encoding polyunsaturated fatty acid 5-lipoxygenase isoform X1: MPTYTVTVSTGSQWFAGTDDYIYITLVGTEGCSERTLLDKALYNDFERGAVDSYDVRVGENLGEIVFVKIEKNKYWVQDDWYCRYITVKTPSGDYVEFPCFRWLVDDKEVVLRDGRAHLPQDDKTSMVKLHRQKELEKRRKTYRWKEWQPGFPMSIDANRHKDLPRDIQFDTEKGVDFVLNYSKAIENLFVNQFMHMFQSSWSDFADFEKIFVRIKNTISEYVMQHWKEDFMFGYQFLNGCNPVMIQKCTKLPDKFPVTHEMVSVSLERELTLEQEIEAGNVYIADYEVLDGISPNSTDPCTLQYLTAPICLLYKTAQNKILPIAIQLGQTPGEDNPIFLPTDGQYDWLLAKIWVRSADFQYHQNITHLLRTHLMTEVFAIAMYRQLSAVHPVYKLLIPHIRFTIAINTKAREQLICECGIFDKANATGGGGHIQLIQKAVKSLTFRSLCFPDIIQARGVDNKEELPTYFYRDDGYRVWEATKSFVSDVVHIYYASDEMVQEDEEIQAFIKDACSFGMQDFDYCEFPKSLKSRKELIEYLTAIVFTASSQHAAINFGQYDWYSWIPNAPSTMRRPPPNKKGLANVNLIIESLPDRGRSSWHLGAVWALSQYQEGELYLGMYPDEHFIEKPVKAAMERFRIQLAEISSSIKKRNDGKKLPYYNMSPDKIPNSVAT, encoded by the exons GTGGACTCCTATGACGTGAGGGTTGGGGAGAACCTGGGTGAGATAGTGTTTGTAAAGATTGAGAAGAATAAGTACTGGGTGCAGGATGACTGGTACTGCAGGTACATCACAGTCAAGACTCCATCTGGAGACTATGTGGAGTTCCCCTGCTTCCGATGGCTGGTGGATGACAAAGAAGTTGTGCTGCGGGATGGAAGAg CACATCTGCCTCAGGATGATAAGACGAGCATGGTCAAGCTGCACAGACAAAAAGAGCtggaaaaaaggagaaaaacctACAG ATGGAAGGAGTGGCAGCCAGGCTTTCCCATGAGCATAGATGCGAACAGACACAAGGATTTGCCTCGGGACATCCAGTTTGACACTGAAAAGGGAGTGGACTTTGTACTGAACTACAGTAAGGC AATAGAGAACCTGTTTGTGAACCAGTTCATGCACATGTTCCAGTCCTCCTGGAGCGACTTCGCTGACTTTGAGAAGATCTTTGTGAGAATCAAAAACACAATCTCAG AGTATGTGATGCAACACTGGAAGGAGGACTTCATGTTTGGGTACCAATTTCTAAACGGTTGCAACCCGGTTATGATCCAAAAGTGCACCAAACTTCCCGACAAGTTTCCCGTCACTCATGAGATGGTTTCTGTCAGCCTGGAGAGGGAGCTGACTCTGGAGCAAGAGATAGAG GCAGGTAATGTGTACATAGCAGACTACGAGGTGTTGGACGGCATCAGTCCTAACAGCACAGACCCATGCACGCTGCAGTACCTGACAGCCCCGATCTGTCTGCTCTACAAGACCGCTCAGAACAAGATCCTGCCCATAGCCATACAG CTTGGGCAGACTCCAGGTGAAGACAATCCAATCTTTCTGCCCACTGATGGTCAGTACGACTGGCTGCTGGCTAAGATCTGGGTCCGCTCAGCTGACTTCCAGTACCACCAGAACATCACACACCTGCTCAGGACTCATCTGATGACAGAGGTGTTTGCTATTGCCATGTACAGGCAGCTCTCTGCTGTTCACCCTGTGTACAAG CTACTTATCCCACACATTCGTTTTACCATCGCTATCAACACCAAGGCCAGAGAACAGCTCATCTGCGAGTGTGGCATCTTTGACaag GCTAACGCAACAGGTGGAGGTGGTCAcatccagctgatccagaaggCCGTGAAGTCTCTGACCTTCAGGTCTCTGTGCTTCCCGGACATCATTCAGGCCCGCGGTGTGGACAACAAGGAGGAGCTGCCCACCTACTTCTACAGAGACGACGGCTACAGGGTGTGGGAGGCTACCAAGAG TTTTGTGTCTGATGTGGTGCATATTTACTACGCTAGCGATGAGATGGTGCAGGAAGACGAAGAAATCCAGGCCTTCATTAAAGATGCGTGCAGCTTCGGTATGCAGGACTTCGATTACTGTG AGTTTCCAAAGTCCCTGAAATCACGTAAGGAGCTGATAGAGTATCTGACCGCCATTGTGTTCACTGCTTCATCTCAGCATGCAGCGATCAACTTTGGACAG TATGACTGGTATTCCTGGATCCCCAACGCTCCATCTACCATGAGAAGGCCCCCGCCCAACAAGAAGGGCCTGGCAAATGTGAACTTGATCATCGAGAGCCTCCCTGATCGTGGACGTTCCAGCTGGCACCTGGGGGCTGTCTGGGCCCTCAGCCAGTACCAGGAGGGCGAG CTGTACCTGGGCATGTATCCCGATGAGCATTTCATAGAGAAGCCAGTAAAGGCGGCCATGGAGAGGTTCAGGATTCAGCTGGCAGAGATAAGCAGCTCCATCAAGAAGAGGAACGATGGAAAGAAGCTGCCTTACTACAACATGTCCCCAGACAAAATCCCAAACAGTGTCGCTACTTGA
- the march8 gene encoding E3 ubiquitin-protein ligase MARCH8 isoform X1 has protein sequence MNMPLHQISVIPRDVTSSRVSGSGKAKDKDKDKQNEKPLGHSASRSSNISKAGSPTSVNAPCSFSRTSVSPSSQDICSQDQDCQKQTAVVLLNSNGKTCQGSGGISVTTLCTDALPASKSPYGTPTALPLPPSSVRISRALQVFCGMTGADVDSLCRGLHFIDRTCSEGELELKPKPAQPPGSDQRAHTLNGKLAAAPTHQNQNPACSTRTNPHLVPSFTNNYKYMLGIPPVNCLPSDPAIRTPPPLSNTHLHPRPSPSGNFLRLLLPFSRSSTSASLQCSELDSYASHLHITKSSSVLLEGSELGYPVEDLLGDDDVFEEDQPSLVSRGKVQLATPETVTMAGTGAPLAPLCFMDEDSDLDCCPSPLSEKTGPLSPYSLSEDWCRICHCEGDDESPLITPCHCTGSLRFVHQSCLQQWIKSSDTRCCELCKYEFIMETKLKPLRKWEKLQMTASERRKIMCSVTFHVIAITCVVWSLYVLIDRTAEEIKQAGRIPGILEWPFWTKLVVVAIGFTGGLVFMYVQCKVYIHLWRRLKAYNRVIYVQNRPDTCKKLALEKPPLMEPNLESKEALAPNQSDTNASQYTETEDYSMEVLHV, from the exons AATGAAAAGCCTCTGGGTCATTCTGCAAGCAGGTCCAGCAATATATCAAAG GCGGGGAGCCCGACTTCAGTCAACGCTCCATGCAGTTTCTCCAGGACGTCGGTTTCCCCCTCCAGCCAGGACATCTGCAG TCAGGATCAGGACTGTCAGAAGCAGACTGCAGTGGTTCTACTGAATTCAAATGGTAAAACCTGTCAAGGTTCAGGAGGTATTTCAGTGACCACCCTCTGCACAGATGCCCTACCAGCCTCTAAAAGCCCGTACGGCACCCCAACCGCTCTACCGCTCCCCCCCTCCTCCGTCCGCATTAGCCGCGCTCTCCAGGTTTTCTGTGGCATGACGGGCGCGGACGTGGACAGTCTTTGTCGCGGCCTGCACTTTATAGACCGCACCTGCTCGGAGGGAGAGCTGGAGCTGAAGCCCAAGCCCGCTCAGCCACCCGGCTCGGATCAAAGGGCGCACACACTCAACGGCAAGCTGGCTGCAGCACCCACTCACCAGAACCAAAATCCGGCCTGCTCAACACGCACCAACCCCCACCTCGTCCCCTCCTTCACCAACAACTACAAATACATGTTGGGCATCCCTCCCGTCAATTGTCTCCCATCTGACCCTGCCATCCgcacccctcctcctctttccaaCACCCACCTCCACCCTCGTCCCTCTCCGAGCGGCAACTTTCTCCgtctcctcctccctttctctcgATCCTCTACCTCGGCCAGCCTGCAGTGCTCTGAGCTGGATAGCTACGCCTCTCATCTCCACATCACCAAGTCCTCTAGTGTCCTTCTGGAAGGCAGTGAGTTAGGCTACCCCGTCGAGGATCTACTGGGAGATGACGACGTGTTTGAGGAGGACCAGCCCAGTCTAGTTTCAAGGGGAAAGGTTCAGCTGGCCACCCCAGAAACAGTCAccatggctgggacaggtgctCCTCTCGCCCCCCTTTGCTTTATGGATGAGGACAGCGACTTGGACTGTTGCCCGTCCCCTTTGTCAGAGAAAACTGGGCCACTGTCACCCTATTCGCTATCTGAAGACTGGTGCAG GATTTGTCACTGTGAAGGGGATGACGAGAGTCCTCTGATCACACCATGCCACTGCACAGGGAGCCTGCGCTTCGTCCACCAGTCCTGTCTACAGCAGTGGATCAAGAGCTCCGACACTCGCTGCTGTGAGCTCTGTAAATATGAATTCATAATGGAGACCAAGCTCAAACCACTGCGCAAG TGGGAGAAGCTACAGATGACGGCGAGCGAGAGAAGGAAGATCATGTGTTCGGTCACCTTCCATGTCATCGCCATCACCTGCGTGGTATGGTCGCTCTACGTCCTCATCGACAGAACAGCGGAGGAAATCAAACAAG CCGGAAGAATCCCAG GGATCCTGGAATGGCCTTTCTGGACCAAGCTGGTGGTGGTGGCTATCGGCTTCACGGGTGGACTAGTGTTCATGTACGTCCAGTGCAAAGTCTACATCCATCTATGGAGGAGACTCAAGGCTTACAACCGGGTCATATACGTCCAGAACCGTCCAGACACGTGTAAAAAGCTGGCGCTGGAGAAGCCTCCTCTCATGGAGCCAAATCTGGAGAGCAAGGAAGCTTTGGCGCCCAACCAGTCGGACACAAACGCCTCCcagtacacagagacagaggactACAGCATGGAGGTGCTCCATGTCTGA
- the march8 gene encoding E3 ubiquitin-protein ligase MARCH8 isoform X3: MNSCWKMKIQNEKPLGHSASRSSNISKAGSPTSVNAPCSFSRTSVSPSSQDICSQDQDCQKQTAVVLLNSNGKTCQGSGGISVTTLCTDALPASKSPYGTPTALPLPPSSVRISRALQVFCGMTGADVDSLCRGLHFIDRTCSEGELELKPKPAQPPGSDQRAHTLNGKLAAAPTHQNQNPACSTRTNPHLVPSFTNNYKYMLGIPPVNCLPSDPAIRTPPPLSNTHLHPRPSPSGNFLRLLLPFSRSSTSASLQCSELDSYASHLHITKSSSVLLEGSELGYPVEDLLGDDDVFEEDQPSLVSRGKVQLATPETVTMAGTGAPLAPLCFMDEDSDLDCCPSPLSEKTGPLSPYSLSEDWCRICHCEGDDESPLITPCHCTGSLRFVHQSCLQQWIKSSDTRCCELCKYEFIMETKLKPLRKWEKLQMTASERRKIMCSVTFHVIAITCVVWSLYVLIDRTAEEIKQAGRIPGILEWPFWTKLVVVAIGFTGGLVFMYVQCKVYIHLWRRLKAYNRVIYVQNRPDTCKKLALEKPPLMEPNLESKEALAPNQSDTNASQYTETEDYSMEVLHV; this comes from the exons AATGAAAAGCCTCTGGGTCATTCTGCAAGCAGGTCCAGCAATATATCAAAG GCGGGGAGCCCGACTTCAGTCAACGCTCCATGCAGTTTCTCCAGGACGTCGGTTTCCCCCTCCAGCCAGGACATCTGCAG TCAGGATCAGGACTGTCAGAAGCAGACTGCAGTGGTTCTACTGAATTCAAATGGTAAAACCTGTCAAGGTTCAGGAGGTATTTCAGTGACCACCCTCTGCACAGATGCCCTACCAGCCTCTAAAAGCCCGTACGGCACCCCAACCGCTCTACCGCTCCCCCCCTCCTCCGTCCGCATTAGCCGCGCTCTCCAGGTTTTCTGTGGCATGACGGGCGCGGACGTGGACAGTCTTTGTCGCGGCCTGCACTTTATAGACCGCACCTGCTCGGAGGGAGAGCTGGAGCTGAAGCCCAAGCCCGCTCAGCCACCCGGCTCGGATCAAAGGGCGCACACACTCAACGGCAAGCTGGCTGCAGCACCCACTCACCAGAACCAAAATCCGGCCTGCTCAACACGCACCAACCCCCACCTCGTCCCCTCCTTCACCAACAACTACAAATACATGTTGGGCATCCCTCCCGTCAATTGTCTCCCATCTGACCCTGCCATCCgcacccctcctcctctttccaaCACCCACCTCCACCCTCGTCCCTCTCCGAGCGGCAACTTTCTCCgtctcctcctccctttctctcgATCCTCTACCTCGGCCAGCCTGCAGTGCTCTGAGCTGGATAGCTACGCCTCTCATCTCCACATCACCAAGTCCTCTAGTGTCCTTCTGGAAGGCAGTGAGTTAGGCTACCCCGTCGAGGATCTACTGGGAGATGACGACGTGTTTGAGGAGGACCAGCCCAGTCTAGTTTCAAGGGGAAAGGTTCAGCTGGCCACCCCAGAAACAGTCAccatggctgggacaggtgctCCTCTCGCCCCCCTTTGCTTTATGGATGAGGACAGCGACTTGGACTGTTGCCCGTCCCCTTTGTCAGAGAAAACTGGGCCACTGTCACCCTATTCGCTATCTGAAGACTGGTGCAG GATTTGTCACTGTGAAGGGGATGACGAGAGTCCTCTGATCACACCATGCCACTGCACAGGGAGCCTGCGCTTCGTCCACCAGTCCTGTCTACAGCAGTGGATCAAGAGCTCCGACACTCGCTGCTGTGAGCTCTGTAAATATGAATTCATAATGGAGACCAAGCTCAAACCACTGCGCAAG TGGGAGAAGCTACAGATGACGGCGAGCGAGAGAAGGAAGATCATGTGTTCGGTCACCTTCCATGTCATCGCCATCACCTGCGTGGTATGGTCGCTCTACGTCCTCATCGACAGAACAGCGGAGGAAATCAAACAAG CCGGAAGAATCCCAG GGATCCTGGAATGGCCTTTCTGGACCAAGCTGGTGGTGGTGGCTATCGGCTTCACGGGTGGACTAGTGTTCATGTACGTCCAGTGCAAAGTCTACATCCATCTATGGAGGAGACTCAAGGCTTACAACCGGGTCATATACGTCCAGAACCGTCCAGACACGTGTAAAAAGCTGGCGCTGGAGAAGCCTCCTCTCATGGAGCCAAATCTGGAGAGCAAGGAAGCTTTGGCGCCCAACCAGTCGGACACAAACGCCTCCcagtacacagagacagaggactACAGCATGGAGGTGCTCCATGTCTGA
- the march8 gene encoding E3 ubiquitin-protein ligase MARCH8 isoform X2, producing the protein MNMPLHQISVIPRDVTSSRVSGSGKAKDKDKDKQNEKPLGHSASRSSNISKAGSPTSVNAPCSFSRTSVSPSSQDICSQDQDCQKQTAVVLLNSNGKTCQGSGGISVTTLCTDALPASKSPYGTPTALPLPPSSVRISRALQVFCGMTGADVDSLCRGLHFIDRTCSEGELELKPKPAQPPGSDQRAHTLNGKLAAAPTHQNQNPACSTRTNPHLVPSFTNNYKYMLGIPPVNCLPSDPAIRTPPPLSNTHLHPRPSPSGNFLRLLLPFSRSSTSASLQCSELDSYASHLHITKSSSVLLEGSELGYPVEDLLGDDDVFEEDQPSLVSRGKVQLATPETVTMAGTGAPLAPLCFMDEDSDLDCCPSPLSEKTGPLSPYSLSEDWCRICHCEGDDESPLITPCHCTGSLRFVHQSCLQQWIKSSDTRCCELCKYEFIMETKLKPLRKWEKLQMTASERRKIMCSVTFHVIAITCVVWSLYVLIDRTAEEIKQGILEWPFWTKLVVVAIGFTGGLVFMYVQCKVYIHLWRRLKAYNRVIYVQNRPDTCKKLALEKPPLMEPNLESKEALAPNQSDTNASQYTETEDYSMEVLHV; encoded by the exons AATGAAAAGCCTCTGGGTCATTCTGCAAGCAGGTCCAGCAATATATCAAAG GCGGGGAGCCCGACTTCAGTCAACGCTCCATGCAGTTTCTCCAGGACGTCGGTTTCCCCCTCCAGCCAGGACATCTGCAG TCAGGATCAGGACTGTCAGAAGCAGACTGCAGTGGTTCTACTGAATTCAAATGGTAAAACCTGTCAAGGTTCAGGAGGTATTTCAGTGACCACCCTCTGCACAGATGCCCTACCAGCCTCTAAAAGCCCGTACGGCACCCCAACCGCTCTACCGCTCCCCCCCTCCTCCGTCCGCATTAGCCGCGCTCTCCAGGTTTTCTGTGGCATGACGGGCGCGGACGTGGACAGTCTTTGTCGCGGCCTGCACTTTATAGACCGCACCTGCTCGGAGGGAGAGCTGGAGCTGAAGCCCAAGCCCGCTCAGCCACCCGGCTCGGATCAAAGGGCGCACACACTCAACGGCAAGCTGGCTGCAGCACCCACTCACCAGAACCAAAATCCGGCCTGCTCAACACGCACCAACCCCCACCTCGTCCCCTCCTTCACCAACAACTACAAATACATGTTGGGCATCCCTCCCGTCAATTGTCTCCCATCTGACCCTGCCATCCgcacccctcctcctctttccaaCACCCACCTCCACCCTCGTCCCTCTCCGAGCGGCAACTTTCTCCgtctcctcctccctttctctcgATCCTCTACCTCGGCCAGCCTGCAGTGCTCTGAGCTGGATAGCTACGCCTCTCATCTCCACATCACCAAGTCCTCTAGTGTCCTTCTGGAAGGCAGTGAGTTAGGCTACCCCGTCGAGGATCTACTGGGAGATGACGACGTGTTTGAGGAGGACCAGCCCAGTCTAGTTTCAAGGGGAAAGGTTCAGCTGGCCACCCCAGAAACAGTCAccatggctgggacaggtgctCCTCTCGCCCCCCTTTGCTTTATGGATGAGGACAGCGACTTGGACTGTTGCCCGTCCCCTTTGTCAGAGAAAACTGGGCCACTGTCACCCTATTCGCTATCTGAAGACTGGTGCAG GATTTGTCACTGTGAAGGGGATGACGAGAGTCCTCTGATCACACCATGCCACTGCACAGGGAGCCTGCGCTTCGTCCACCAGTCCTGTCTACAGCAGTGGATCAAGAGCTCCGACACTCGCTGCTGTGAGCTCTGTAAATATGAATTCATAATGGAGACCAAGCTCAAACCACTGCGCAAG TGGGAGAAGCTACAGATGACGGCGAGCGAGAGAAGGAAGATCATGTGTTCGGTCACCTTCCATGTCATCGCCATCACCTGCGTGGTATGGTCGCTCTACGTCCTCATCGACAGAACAGCGGAGGAAATCAAACAAG GGATCCTGGAATGGCCTTTCTGGACCAAGCTGGTGGTGGTGGCTATCGGCTTCACGGGTGGACTAGTGTTCATGTACGTCCAGTGCAAAGTCTACATCCATCTATGGAGGAGACTCAAGGCTTACAACCGGGTCATATACGTCCAGAACCGTCCAGACACGTGTAAAAAGCTGGCGCTGGAGAAGCCTCCTCTCATGGAGCCAAATCTGGAGAGCAAGGAAGCTTTGGCGCCCAACCAGTCGGACACAAACGCCTCCcagtacacagagacagaggactACAGCATGGAGGTGCTCCATGTCTGA